One segment of Mesoplodon densirostris isolate mMesDen1 chromosome 6, mMesDen1 primary haplotype, whole genome shotgun sequence DNA contains the following:
- the FOXB2 gene encoding forkhead box protein B2 — protein sequence MPRPGKSSYSDQKPPYSYISLTAMAIQHSAEKMLPLSDIYKFIMERFPYYREHTQRWQNSLRHNLSFNDCFIKIPRRPDQPGKGSFWALHPDCGDMFENGSFLRRRKRFKVLRADHTHLHAGSAKGAPGAGPGGHLHPHHHHHAAAHHHHHHHPPQPPPPPPPPPPPHMVHYFHQQPPPAPQPPPHLASQPPQQQPQPSHPGKMQEAAAVAAAAAAAAAAAVGSVGRLSQFPPYGLGSAAAAAAAAAAASTSGFKHPFAIENIIGRDYKGVLQAGGLPLASVMHHLGYPVPGQLGNVVSSVWPHVGVMDSVAAATAAAAAAGVPVGPEYGAFGVPVKALCHSASQSLPAVPVPIKPTPALPPVAALPAALAVPAAAQQPPGPSTVCPAAAASSAVSLMEPTALSAAESKGGSLHSVLVHS from the coding sequence ATGCCGCGGCCGGGGAAGAGTTCGTACAGCGACCAAAAGCCGCCCTACTCTTACATCTCGCTGACCGCGATGGCCATCCAGCACTCGGCCGAGAAGATGCTGCCTCTGAGCGACATCTACAAGTTCATCATGGAGCGCTTCCCCTACTACCGCGAGCACACTCAGCGTTGGCAGAACAGCCTCCGGCACAACCTCTCCTTCAACGACTGCTTCATCAAGATCCCGCGGCGGCCCGACCAGCCCGGCAAGGGCAGCTTCTGGGCACTGCATCCCGACTGCGGCGACATGTTCGAGAACGGCAGCTTCCTGAGGCGCCGAAAGCGCTTCAAGGTGCTGCGCGCTGACCACACTCACCTGCACGCGGGAAGCGCCAAAGGCGCGCCAGGCGCTGGGCCCGGAGGGCACCTGCACCCGCACCACCACCATCACGCTGCCGcgcaccaccaccatcaccaccacccgccccagccgccgccgcccccgcctccGCCGCCCCCGCCGCACATGGTGCATTATTTCCACCAGCAGCCGCCTCCGGCTCCGCAGCCGCCGCCGCACCTCGCGTCGCAGCCACCGCAGCAGCAGCCGCAGCCGTCTCACCCCGGCAAGATGCAGGAGGCGGCGGCCgtagcggcggcggcggcagcggcggcggcggcggccgtggGCAGCGTGGGGCGCCTGTCACAGTTCCCGCCCTACGGGCTGGGCtcggccgccgccgctgccgccgccgccgccgccgcgtccACGTCGGGCTTCAAGCACCCGTTCGCCATCGAAAACATCATAGGCCGGGACTACAAGGGCGTGCTGCAGGCCGGCGGGCTGCCCTTGGCGTCCGTCATGCACCACCTGGGTTATCCCGTGCCGGGCCAGCTCGGCAACGTCGTCAGCTCCGTATGGCCGCACGTCGGCGTCATGGATTCAGTGGCCGCGGCCAcggccgccgcggccgccgcgggGGTCCCCGTGGGCCCGGAGTATGGGGCCTTCGGGGTGCCGGTCAAGGCCCTGTGCCACTCGGCAAGCCAGAGCCTGCCTGCGGTGCCCGTGCCCATCAAGCCGACTCCTGCGCTGCCACCGGTGGCCGCGCTGCCCGCAGCGCTCGCTGTCCCCGCGGCCGCACAGCAGCCGCCGGGACCGTCCACCGTGTGCCCGGCGGCCGCCGCCTCATCCGCCGTCTCTCTGATGGAGCCCACCGCCCTGAGTGCGGCCGAGAGCAAAGGCGGCTCTCTGCACTCGGTGCTGGTGCATTCTTAG
- the LOC132492269 gene encoding large ribosomal subunit protein uL23-like has product MALKAKKEVPAPPKAEANAKALEAKKAVLKGVHSHKKKKIRTSPTFQRPKTLRLRRQPKYPWKSAPRRNKLDHYAIIKFPLTTESAMKKIEDNNILVFIVDIKANKHQIKQAVKKPYDTDVAKVNTLIRPDGEKQAYVRLAPDYDALDVANKIGII; this is encoded by the coding sequence ATGGCGCTGAAGGCGAAGAAGgaagtccctgcccctcccaaaGCCGAAGCCAACGCAAAGGCTTTGGAGGCCAAGAAAGCAGTGTTGAAAGGCGtacacagccacaaaaaaaagaagattcgGACGTCACCCACCTTCCAACGGCCCAAAACACTGCGGCTCAGGAGGCAGCCCAAATATCCTTGGAAGAGCGCCCCTAGGAGAAACAAGCTTGACCACTATGCCATCATCAAGTTCCCCCTCACCACCGAGTCAGCCatgaagaaaatagaagacaACAACATACTGGTGTTCATTGTGGATATCAAGGCCAACAAGCACCAAATTAAACAGGCTGTGAAGAAGCCCTATGACACTGACGTGGCTAAGGTCAACACCCTGATCAGGCCTGATGGAGAGAAGCAGGCATATGTTCGACTGGCTCCTGACTATGACGCTTTGGATGTTGCCAACAAAATTGGGATCATCTAA